Below is a window of Diaminobutyricibacter sp. McL0608 DNA.
ATCGGGGAGCTCGTCACCCGCAGCGACACGTTCCGCACCCAGTGGGCGAAACACGACGTCGATTCCACCGGAGCGGAACCAAACGCATCCATCACCCTGCGGTCGGCGATCTCGAATTCGACTACGAGGCAATGGAGGTGCCGAGCAATCCGGGGTTGGTGATGTTCGCGTGCACTCCTGAACCCGGCTCCCCGACGGAGGAGCGTCTTCGACTGCTCGGCAGCCTCGCCGTCACGGATGTCGCCCCTATTCACACCGGGTCGAAATCAGAAGAGGAAAACGCATGACCCAGCCAACTTCTGCCCAGGCCGCGATCATGGACTTCGCACCCAAGCTCGTCGAGCTCACTGACGACGTGCTCTTCGGCGATGTATGGGAACACGGCGACCTGCCAAAACGCGACCGGAGTCTCATCACCGTCGCGAGCCTGATCACCTCCAGCAGCTTCGAGCAACTGCCCAATCAGCTTCGGTTGGCGAAGGCGAACGGGCTCACCGAGACCGAGATCACGGAAGCGATCATCCACCTCGCGTTCTACGCGGGCTGGCCCAAAGCCATGTCGGCGATCCAGGTCGCCGAGAAGGTGTTCGCAGAGTAGTTCCGCCGGCTGGGGCCGGCCGTCGTCGTCACTCTCAGGTCAGTGTTCTGCTTTCGGATAGTTGCCGTGTCGGAGTCGAGCAGGGCGGACGAGAGGGGCGCGTCCCTCTCTCGATGCGCCGATGTACGTGCCTTCGACTGCCGGGTCGGGACCGTCTGTCCCGTCGGCTCTGGTGTAGGTGCCGTGCACTGTTCTGAGAACTTGAGGCTCGGGCTCGACGTGGGTGTACGTGCCTTCGTAGTCGTCGCGCGTGGGGCCGGAGGTGCCGTTCGCGTTCTGTGCAGATGACATGGTCATTGTCATCATCTCCTTAATTGCGCTATCGCAATTGTTGCACTTTACGTGGTGATTGTGAATACTGAGCAGCATGAATCCCGCACGAGCCCTCAGCGTCGGAGTGGACGAGTTGAATGCGGCCCTCGCCGCTGCCAACGTGATGATGCGGGTAGCTGCCCGGTCGGTTCTCGACGTGGAAGACGTGGTCACGACGCCTCAGTTGCGCGTTCTCATGCTGATCGCCGCGTTCGGTCCGCAGAACCTCGGTGCTGTCGCAGTCGAGTTGGGCGTGCATCCGTCGAACGCGACCCGAACCTGCGAAAAGCTGGTCCAGGCCGGGCTGATCGTCCGGTCGGACGACCCTGCCGACCGTCGCTACATCCAGCTCGAACTCACGACAGAGGGCTCGGCGGTCGTCGATCGGGTGCTCACAGAACGACGGGATGCGATGGCTGACGTCTTCGCGAGCATGTCACCGGAAGACGCAGCCACGGTGGCGTCAGCCTTCGAGACATTCGCTCGCGCGGCCGGCGGCGAGCCGACGCGCGACGGCCGGTTCGCCTTCGGCTTCACCTTCTGAGGCGACGGCGAGATCTGCATCGCCGCGCCCCGATTCCACCGGGATTATGCTGGATGGATGACCGGCGAGCGGCTCGCCATATCGCTTCTCGGCACCTTCTCTGTTGCCGTGGACGATCACGTCGTTCCCGAGGGCGAATGGCATCTGAAGCGCGCGGCCGATCTGGTGAAGCTCCTCGCCATCGTTTCGCGGCACAGGCTCGCGCGCGAAGAAGTGATAGAAGCCCTCTGGCCAGAGGGACGTCCTGAGCGGGGCGCGACGAATCTGCGCAAGGTCGCATTTCAGGCACGGCGTGCCCTCGGTTTGACTGACGGCATCGTGCTCGACGAGGGGCTGGTGGCGCTGGCGCCAGACCATTCCGTGCAGACCGACCGCGACCGATTCGTGGATGCGGCATCTCGAGCGCTGGCGTCCGGGGATCCCGCGGCCTGCCGCGCGGCGGCTTCTCTGTACAATGGCGAGCTTCTCCCCGAAGATCCTTACGCCGTGTGGTGCGAGGCGGATAGGCGTTATCTGAAGGGGCTCTTCCGCGACGTGTTGGCTCAGGGACAACTGTGGGGCCGGTTGGTGCGTGAGGAACCAACTGACGAGCGCGCGCATCGGGAGATCATGCGGGCCCAGCTGGAGCGGGGCGATCGCGCGGGCGCAATGCGGCAGTTCGATCTGCTTCGCACGACGCTTCGGGACAGCCTCGGTGTTGCGCCGGGCCCGGACACGGTCGAACTCTACGATCGGGCGCTCAACATGGATGGCCGAGACGTCCCGACGCCGGCCGAGCGCGCTCGGGCCCTCCTGGCCTGGGGCATGGTGCACTGGCATCGTTCCGATCTCGACGAGGCGGAACGAACCGCCATCGAAGCACGCGCGCTCGCCATCGATGCGGGGTTGCCTCGGGAACTCGCCGAGGCCAGCGAGCTGCTCGCACTGATCGCTCATGTGCAGGCCAGATGGCATGAGGTGTTCGCGGACAGCTTCTTGGAGAGTCTTTCCCGCAATGCGGATCTCGCTCCGTTCGTCTTCGACGCGAACGTGTGCATGAGCGAATTCGTGCTCTGGGAGCAGAACGGATTGCGTGACGTCGCCGACGTCGCGAGGCAGCTGATTCAGTTCAGTACCACCCGGAGCGCGCCTCAGGCTGAAGCGGTGGGCAGGCTGCTGCGCGGCGAAGTCGCGCTGCTGTCGGGACGTGTCGGAGCCGAGGTGCGTGAAGACCTGGCTCGCGCCGTGGCGCTACACGACGAATCGTCATCGACAACGGGTTTGGCGTTGTCGGTGGAGCGTCTCGCCCAGCTCGAGGCCCGGGTCGGGGACCGAGCACGAGCAGGGGAGGAGCATCGGCGTGCTCTGCAGATCGCTGAGCAGACGGCTGTGCGCGAGCACCTCCTGCCCCTGATCTACGGGGGCATGCTTCAGGGTGAAGCGACCGGCAGAGCACACGAGGTGATCGACGAAGCCGAGGATGCGTTCGGCCGGCTCACGCCGTGTGACACGTGCGCGATGTCGTTCAGGGTGAATGCCTCGCTGGCATACGCGCACTCCGGTGACCTGAGCCGCTCGGCGGATTACCTCGCGGAAGCACGCCGCGTGGTTCCGATGTGGTCGGGTGGGCCGTGGCACGCGGCAGTCGATGAGGCGGATGCCGCCCTGCGTCTCGCGGGCGGCGGCTCGAGGTAACGCTCGAGGAACGCCTGTCTCGTAGCGTACGAGCTGCGGGATGAAGGTCATCCTGACGATGAGCAAGGAGGATGCCATGCCACTGTTCATGGACATTCATCGCAGCATGCCTGACGGTGCGGACGCCGAAATGCTGGAGCACGCGCACCAGGCGGACCTGAAAGTTCAGGAGAAGTACAACGCCACTTACCTCAATTACTGGTTCGACGTCGAAGCCGGACGGATCTTCTGCCTCGTCGAGGCGCCAGACGCGGAGAGCGCAGAGGCGGTTCACCGTGAGTCTCACGGCCTGGTCGCCGATGAGATCTACCCGGTCGCGCAAGGCTGAGGGCGTCCCGCAACACGGTGGCGGCTCAGGAGCGAAGCTGAATCCACTGTCCCTCGGAAACGACTTCTGCGACTCCGCCCACGACGGAGATCGCGGTCTCGTCGTCCATGGCGTACGCCGGTCCGTCGATCTCCGTGGCCCATCGCTCCGCCTGGGCGAGCGTGTTGGTCGGGAAGACGTCGAGATGCGGGAAGATCGAGAAGTCGACGAGGCCCAGGGTCCTGTCGTCTTCAGCGCCCGACCACTCCACGAAGGCGGAACCGATCCGAGGCGTCATCACCATGCTGCCGGCGCTCACCCCGACCCAGACGGTGTCGTTCAGCGACGGCAGGAGGTCGACCAGTCCCGACTGCCGCATCCAGTGACACAGGTACGTCGCGTCGCCGCCGTCCACGAGCAGGACGTCTGCTTCACGGACCCAGGGCACCCAACGCTCCTGTCCGATGGGGCAGCGCCGACAGCTCGAGAAGGCCCACCGAGGCCCAATCCAGGGAGGTCATTCCTCCCCAGGGCGGCAGGCCGCTCACGAAGCCTCGTGCTGATTCCGGCCCACACAGGGGGTGGCCCCACTGCGCGGTCGGAATGCAGAGGGCTGAGGCCTCTGCGATCGGCTTGCCGAGCAGGCCGGCCAGCGCGTCCTGGATGCTCTGGTTGGTAATGCCTCCGGACGTGAGGAGAAGTTTCACCGCGCCTCCTGGGTCGAAAATGGCGGGTCGCACGGACGTCGTCCACTATCCCGATCCTAAGTTTCGACCCAGGGGGCGTGTCTACTTGTGCGGTTTCTCCAGCTCGAAGAAGTCGTCCACTCCTGCGGCCTCGGCCTCGCGACGGCGGGCGCGCTGAGACGGTGCGACCAGCGCGGCGATGATCGCAAGAACTCCGACGGCGGCAGATACCCAGAAGCCGATCGTGAAGGCGTCGTCGGTGGGAGCACCTTGCGCGGTGATGTTCGAGGAGATCAGCGCGGCGATGACGGCCGTGCCGATGCTGCTGCCGACGGTGCGGATGACGGTGTTCGCGCTGATCGCCTCGCTGGTCTGGGTTGCCGGCACGCTCTCGACGATCGCGTTCGACGTCGCGGCCAGCGCCATCCCGATTCCGATGCCGGTCAGGATTCCCGACACGACGATCTGCCATTCCTCGGCATGGCCGAGTGCGGGAATCAGGAAGGCCACGGTGACCGAGACGCCGCCGAGGATCATCGGGATCTTGGGGCCGATGCGACGGATGAGGATGCCCGCGGCGACACCCGCGAGAACCATGGCGACGACGGTGGGAAGCAGGAAGAGGCCGGCCTCGCTGACGGACTTGCCGAATCCGTAGCCGAGGATGGTGGGCAGCTGCAGCAGCGTCGGAACGAGGATGAAGGTGCCGAACATCGCGAAACCGAAGGCGAGCGCGACGACGTGTGCGGTCCAGACGCCACGGTGCTTGAACAGGCGAACGTCGATCAGCGGCTCCTTGACGCGGAGCTCGACGAAGACGAACACGATGAGGGCGACGCCGCCGAGGATGAGCAGACCGATCGTTTTGCCGTCGCCCCAGCCCCACTTCTCGCCCTCGCTGATGGCGAGAAGCAGTGCGACGAGACCGATGGAGAGGATCGCTGTGCCGAGCATGTCGAGGCGGCCGGGCGTGCGAACCGGGGATTCCGGGATGCCGAAGATCGCACCGAGCAGGGCGATCACGACGAGGATCGCGGGGAACCAGAACAGCCAGTGCCAGCCGAGCCCTTCCACGATGGGACCCGCGGCGACGATGCCGACGCCGGCGCCGATGCCGAAGATCGCCGAGAGCAGCCCGATCGTCACGCTGACGCGCTCCTTCGGCAGTTCATCGCGCACGATGCCGATCGACAGCGGCATCACGGCGCCTGCCGCTCCCTGCAGAACACGAGCCACGATGAGCACGCCGAGGTTCGGCGCGAGTGCCGCCAGCACTGTGCCGACGAGGAGCAGGGCGAGGACGATGATGATGACCTTGCGCTTACCGACCATGTCGCCGAGGCGCCCGAGGATCGGAGTCAGCACTGCAGCGGAGAGGAGGTAGGCGGTGAGCACCCAACTCGCGTCCGCCGTGGCGACGCCCAGATCTTTGCCGATGGTGGTGAGCGCAGGCGCGACGAGGGATTGCAGCACCGCGAATGACAGACCTCCCAGCGAGAGGAAGAGGATGATCGCGGTTCCGCGTGACCGCGTCGCCTTCTGGGTGGATACCGAGCCCGTGACGGGACTCTGAACGGCGGACATGTAACTCCCTAGCTATGTAAGCACGTGCTGACTTGACGAGTATTCCCTATGGGGGAAGGTGAGTCAACAAGCGTTTACTTTGAGTGTCGACCGGGTACAGTGGCCGGTGGGAACTGCGAAATGACCAACGAGACGAAGGAGTCAAGCGGGATGCTCGCTGAGACGGTGCTCGACGCGGATGACGAATTGGTGCGCTCGGGTCGCGACGCCGCGGCAACCCAGCGGGCCTTGGTGCGGGCAGCGCGGCGGCGGTTCGCGACCGAAGGATATCGAGCTACGACGGTGCGGCAGATCGCTGCGGATGCCGGCGTGAATGTCGCTTTGATCAGTCGCTACTTCGAGTCGAAGGAGGGGCTCTTCGAGGCTTGCATGATGCGCACCTCGAACGAACTGGACTCGCAGACTCCGACCGGATCGTCCGACGTCAGCGCCGTGATCGAGCGACTCATCGCTCACGTCGTGAACGCCCCAGACGGCGACGACCCTCTGCAGTTGCTCCTCCTGCTGCGCTCCTCCGGCGACGAGAATGCTGATCGCATCCGCCGCCGAACCATGGAGCACTTCACCGAGCGACTCGCTGAGGCAGCAGGGTGGAGGGCCGACGACCCCGAGACGGCGCCGATCCTGCTACGTGCCCAGCTCGCGATCGCGACGATGCTCGGGGTGGTGATGCTGCGCACCTCGACGGGGGTGCAGCCCATCGCATCCGCCGGATTCGATGACCTGGCCGAGCCGCTCGGGCGGATATTCGGCGAACTCCTCGCGGGCTGAGCACCCTCGGGCTCAAGCGCCAGCGTCAGGCACTCGTCGGAAGCCCGACGACCTGGCGGGCGCCGTCTATCGACTGACTGCACTCGCCGGAACGCGACAAGACGGCTCTTGTCGGCCGGGCTCACGCCTAATAGAGTTCGTTCGCCAGTTCAATGACGAACGGAGAGACTCATGTCCGCAACAGCTCTGCCTTCGAGTGGGGATGTACCCGAGCGGCCTGCAGGAAACGACAAGACCTGCGATGCGCGCGGGATGGCCGAGATCCACCGGCTTTTCCGTTCAGGTTTCGCCGAGGCGCCGGCGCTGGTGTCGGGCGTCGCGGAGGCCGATTCCGGGCACGCGGATGTCGTGGGCGATCATCTCGCGATGCTGTCCGTCGAGCTCCACGCACATCACGAGGGCGAAGATACGCACCTGTGGGGCATGCTGGAGCAGCGCGCACCCTCGTGCGCTGCGCACGTTGAGCGGATGAAGCAGCATCACGCCGAGTTACTCGTGCACCTGAAAGAGATGGATGCGGCGCTGCCCGCATGGCGGACCAGCGGGCGTGCGCGGGATGCGGACGCCGTGCGATCCGCCCTCGATGGAATCAACGCCGCCCTGGCTGTTCATCTGCCGGACGAGGAGGCGAACATCGTTCCCGTGATGGAGACGACACTGACTCCGAAAGAGGTCGAGTGGTTCGCCGACCACGGGCGCAAGGCGACTCCGAAAGGCAAGAGCTGGGAGACGATGGGCGCGATTCTCGCAGCCCAACCCGACGGGGGCGTCGAGTGGCAGCGCGAGAACCTGCCCGCGCCTGCCCGGCTGCTGTGGCGCATCGTCGGCAAAGGGCGGTACGAGAAGAACCGGAAGGAGCTGACCGGAGGTCTTGCAGGTGGAGGGTCCTCGAGCAGGTGAGACCCTTTCGTTCCTTCGGAAGTTTCCCGGCCGTGCGTGCGTTGCTGTAGTCATGGGTTGGAATGACGACAACATCAAGGCCTTCCGCGACAGCAAGGGCACCAAGAATTTCTGGGGCGAGAAGCTGGTCATCCTGCATTCGATCGGGGCCAGATCCGGCAAGACGCATCTGAACCCCGTCGTCGGCTTTCCCAACGGGGACGGCTGGCGGGTTGTGGCGTCGAAGGGCGGCTCTCCCGAGAACCCTGCGTGGTATCACAACCTGCGAGCGAATCCGTCGATCGACATCGAGGCCGTCGTCGACGGCGACGTCGTGACCGTACCCGTCACGGCGACCGAGATCTTGGGCGAGGAGTGGCGCACAGCGTACGACGCGATTGTCGCGGAGGCGCCGCAGTTCGGGGGATACCTCGAGAAGACCGATCGCCGGATCCCGGTGTTCCAGCTCACCCGCCGCTAGGGCTCGACGGTTCACTCACCGCAACAGCGGTCGTAGCTGTTCCTCGGTCACGGGGAACTGCACCGCGTAGTAGATCTGGTGCGCATTCATGTCGCCCCAGTCCTCCTTCTTCACGCGGATGCCGCCGGGCGACACCTCCGCGATACGGACTCGCAGCCAGGTGCCGTCGCCGAGCCGCAGTTCGTACGGGTCGGCAAGGTAACCGAGACCGAGTTCGTCGAGGACCTGCTCTGCGCGCATCCAGTCCACGACCTCCGTCGTTCGACGCCCCAACAGGTCGATGGCGACGAATCCCTCATCGACGGGCTGCATCCAGCCCACTCGCTCACCGTCGTACGCGCGGCGGTGTTCGATCCAGTCGGGTTCCATCCCTGTAGGGTAGCGACCGGTCACGCCGCCAGGTGAAATGTGTCGGCGAAGCGGCCCAGGAGGTCGCCAGGCCCGCGCAGCACCTCGACCGTGCCCGTCGAGATCGCGCGATCCGGTGCGAGCTCGCCCGAGATGAGTCGGCGGATGCCCGGGCCCGCCGCGAACGCCAGGTCGGCCGGCCCGCTCCCGCGCTGCACGTCGAGCAGGGGACCGTCGACGCGGATGAGCAGTTCGGCTTGCCCGAAACGGGCGGCGTAAGCGGTCGCCGGCAGGCTCTCGGCGACCCGCGGCCTGAATGCTGTGCGGAGGTCGATCGTCATGGAATCGGGTGTGATGATCTGTTCATCCCGCGGATCGCCCAGTGCTTTGAAGCCCCAGGCGCCGAGCGCGAGGACCACCGGCTCGAGTTCGCGACCGTACGGCGTCAGCTCGTAGACGATGATGCGGGAGTGCGGCGCGCGGCGGAGCACGCCCGCCGCCTGCAGCTCTTTCAGCCGCGCCGCCAGGATGTTGCTCGGGATCCGGGGGAGCCCCGCAGCGAGCTCGCCGAAGCGGCGGGGGCCGACGAGCAGGTCGCGAACGATGAGCATGGCCCAGCGTTCGCCGACGAGTTCGAGTGCTTGTGTGATGCCCGAGTACTGCCCGTACTCACGTGCGGCCAACGACGTCAGGCCTGTTGGTCGGCGAGGCCCTCGGCGCCAGCCAGGGCGGCCGTCGGGTCGAACCAACCGAACTCGAGGATGTTGCCGTCGGGGTCGTTGAGCTGGCGCTGGTACATGAACCCGTAGTCGGTCGCGGGGTGCGGTTCGACGCCACCCGCGGCGATGCCGTCGGCGACGACCTTGTCGACGGCGTCGCGGCTGTCGACGAAGATGGCGGTCGACACCGACGGGTTCAGTGCGGGGTCGCCGATCGGAAGCTCGGTGAAGGTCTGGAAGTACTCGCGCGTCAGGATCATGAGGAAGCTGTGGTCCTGCTCGACCACGAAGCAGGCGCCGTTGTGGTCTGACATCGCGGGGTTGTTGGTGAAGCCGATCGCCGAGTAGAACGCCTTCGAACGCTCCAGGTCGGCCGCCGGCAGGTTGACGAACATCGCAGTCATCGTGATCCCCTTTCATGGGTCCGATAGGTGGATGCGTCAACACTTGCAAAAAACAAGTGCCACGTCAAGACCTGCAGCTTGCGAGTTTGCGCACCGCCTGCTGTGCTGAGCGAGCGGGCGCTCCCGTCACTGCGGAACGGCGATCCGATACCCGCGTTTGATGACTGTCTGTACCAGCCGCGCATCCGGGAGCGCGCCGCGCAGGCGGCTCACTGCGACATCGACCCCGTGCTCGTCGAGCACTTCGGGAGCCGAGTGCGCGAGCTCCGCCCGCGACACCGTCACGCCTCCTGCGCGCATCAGGGAGCGGAACAACGACAGCGAGACCGGGCTGAGCGCGGTGCTCATCCCGTCGAAGCGTGTGATCTTGCCGCGGAGTTCGACAGCCCCGAGCTCCGTGTCGACGATGCAGACGCCGTTGCATTCGAGGTGTTCGCAGACCAGGCGGATGAGGGCGCCCATCCGGAACCGGTCTGGAACGATCGGGAGGATGCCCGCCTGAACGAGGGGTGCGGCGGTAACGGGGCCGACGGCGGCGACGACTACGTTCTCACGCATCGCGGCCTGCAGGCCGCCCAGTCGCCCGATGCCGTCGGCGATCGTGAAGAGGGCGTCTACTGCGGGAGCCGAGGTGAAGGTTATGGCGTCCACGCCCGCGCTACAGACGGCGGCGATCAGCCGTGCGACGCGATCGGAGTCCTCGTGGACCGACCACCGATACGGTTCGACGGTCAGCACGGTGGCGCCGGCGGCCGTGAGCCGCGCCAGCTGCTCGCGGTCGGTGAAACCGTGGAGCTGCACGGCGACCGTCGCCCGATTCACATCCTCGCGGAGGACCATGTCGACCAAGGACGTAGTGGTCTCCCGCTCGCTCATGCCGTGGTCGTCGAGGCCGGCCGCACGGATGGATCCGCGTGCTTTCGGGCCGCGGACGAGGATGCGCGCGGCTGCGAGGGTTTCGTTCAGTTCGTCACCGAGTCCGGCCGCGTCGGCGGCCTCGATCCATCGCCGCATCCCATAGGAGGTGGTGGCGAGCAGGATGTCGGGCTCGCTCGCGATGACGCGCCGGGTCTCGTCGATGAGCACGCTGTCGTCGGCGACCCCGGTCATCCGGATGGTCGGGGCGTGGAGCACTTCGGCGCCGCGCCTCTCGAAGGCGGCGATCAGATCGTCGGAGCGCCGGTCGCTCGTCACAGCGATCCGGAACCCGTCGAGTTGATCGGGCCGGAAGCCGGGAACACCGCGGTCGGGATCGGTCATGCGTATCCAGCCTGTGCCGCCGCCAGCTCCTCGACGGCTGTCGCTGTCACCACCTCGCCGATGACGATCACGGCAGGCGACTGAACGCGAGCAGCGCTTGCAGCGAGAACGACCTCGCCCAGGGTCGTCACGGTCGTCCGTCGGCTGGGGCTGAAGCCGCGCTCGATGACGGCTATCGGCATGTCCGGGCGCATCCCGTGACGGCGCAGCCCGGCGCTCAGGTGGGGGAGGGTGGCCACTCCCATGAGAATGACCAGCGTGCCACCGAGCCCCACGGCATGCTCCAGCTCGTCCTCGGTCAGCGGCACGTGACCGGAGATGACGGTGAACGCCCTGCTGACCTCGCGGTGGGTGACCGGGATGCCCGCCTCGCCCGGAACGGAGATGGCGCTGGTGATGCCGGGGATGACCTCGACAGGCACACCGGCGCGGCGACAGGCGAGCACCTCTTCGCCGCCCCTGCCGAACACGAACGGGTCGCCGCCTTTGAGACGCACCACACGCATCCCGTACAGCGCCTTCTCGATCATGATCCGTTCGATCTCGTGCTGGGGGACGGCGTGGTGCCCCGGGGTCTTCCCGACGTCGATGAGGTCGGCCGCCGGGGCCAGCAGGTGCAGGTCGTCGCGGGGCCCGAGCCGGTCGTGCAGCACGACATCCGCGGATCGGAGCGCCCGAAGCCCGGCTGCGGTGATCAACGAGGCATCCCCCGGACCGCCGCCGACGAGCGTGACCTGCCCGCCCGCAGCAGGCTCCACTGAGTCGGCACGGGCCGTGGCGATCCGCAGCACGCGGGCACGTTCGAACAGGCGCGACCGCTCGTCAGCCGTCCCATCCACCCACACGATCAGGTCAGGGAGGGTGGGAATCGCCGGTCGGTCGAGCGCGGCGATCGCGTGAGCTGCGAGTTCGACACTGACATCGGCGCCGCGCATCCGTGCCGCAGCGACCGCGTAACGGCTGCGCTGCGCCTGCCCGACGACGAGCACCCGCTTCGCCTCCAGGTCGATTTCGAACATGTCAGGCTCCTCTCACCGGGATCGACGGGCCGGCGACGAGGACCGATTCGCGTTCCTCTACCTTCGGCGGCCGTACCTGGCCGCGTTCGCGGACCTTCACCATGGCCGGGTCCGGGGTCGCGGGTGCGTTCACGAAGGACCGGAACCTTTTGAGCCGGTCGGGGTCGTCCAGCGTCGCCGCCCACTCGTCGTGGTAGTCGCCGACGTGCCGTGCCATAGCTTCTTCGAGTTCTGCCGCGATGCCGAGCGAGTCGTCGCACACGACGGCGCGCACGTGGTCGAGACCGCCAGGCAGTTCCTCCTGCCACCGGGCGGTGCGCTGCAGGCGGTCGGCCGTGCGCACGTAGTACATGAGGTAGCGGTCGATGTACCGGATGAGCGTCTCGTGGTCGAGGTCGCCGGCGAGCAACTGGGCATGCGCGGGCTGGAAGCCGCCGTTGCCGCCGACGTAGAGGTTCCAGCCGTTCTCGGTTGCGATCACCCCGATGTCCTTGCCCCGGGCCTCCGCGCACTCGCGCGCGCATCCGGAGACCCCCATCTTGAACTTGTGCGGCGACCGCAGGCCCCGGTACCGCTCTTCGAGAAAGATCGCCATTGCGACGGAGTCCTGCACGCCGAACCGGCACCAGGTCGAGCCGACGCATGACTTGACGTTGCGCAGGGACTTCCCGTACGCCTGCCCCGACTCGAAACCGGCGTCGACCAGCAGGCGCCAGATCTCCGGAAGCTGTTCGAGCCTGGCGCCGAACATGTCGATGCGCTGGCCGCCGGTGATCTTCGTGTAGAGGTCGAACTGCTCGGCGACCTCCGCGATCACTTTCAGCTTCGCCGGTGTGATCTCGCCGGCCGGGATGCGCGGGACGACGGAGTACGTGCCGTCCTTCTGCATGTTCGCCAGGGCGCGATCGTTCGTGTCCTGGAGGGGACCGGCCCCATCGTCGAGGA
It encodes the following:
- a CDS encoding carboxymuconolactone decarboxylase family protein, with protein sequence MTQPTSAQAAIMDFAPKLVELTDDVLFGDVWEHGDLPKRDRSLITVASLITSSSFEQLPNQLRLAKANGLTETEITEAIIHLAFYAGWPKAMSAIQVAEKVFAE
- a CDS encoding MarR family winged helix-turn-helix transcriptional regulator → MNPARALSVGVDELNAALAAANVMMRVAARSVLDVEDVVTTPQLRVLMLIAAFGPQNLGAVAVELGVHPSNATRTCEKLVQAGLIVRSDDPADRRYIQLELTTEGSAVVDRVLTERRDAMADVFASMSPEDAATVASAFETFARAAGGEPTRDGRFAFGFTF
- a CDS encoding AfsR/SARP family transcriptional regulator, with translation MTGERLAISLLGTFSVAVDDHVVPEGEWHLKRAADLVKLLAIVSRHRLAREEVIEALWPEGRPERGATNLRKVAFQARRALGLTDGIVLDEGLVALAPDHSVQTDRDRFVDAASRALASGDPAACRAAASLYNGELLPEDPYAVWCEADRRYLKGLFRDVLAQGQLWGRLVREEPTDERAHREIMRAQLERGDRAGAMRQFDLLRTTLRDSLGVAPGPDTVELYDRALNMDGRDVPTPAERARALLAWGMVHWHRSDLDEAERTAIEARALAIDAGLPRELAEASELLALIAHVQARWHEVFADSFLESLSRNADLAPFVFDANVCMSEFVLWEQNGLRDVADVARQLIQFSTTRSAPQAEAVGRLLRGEVALLSGRVGAEVREDLARAVALHDESSSTTGLALSVERLAQLEARVGDRARAGEEHRRALQIAEQTAVREHLLPLIYGGMLQGEATGRAHEVIDEAEDAFGRLTPCDTCAMSFRVNASLAYAHSGDLSRSADYLAEARRVVPMWSGGPWHAAVDEADAALRLAGGGSR
- a CDS encoding DUF4242 domain-containing protein, which translates into the protein MKVILTMSKEDAMPLFMDIHRSMPDGADAEMLEHAHQADLKVQEKYNATYLNYWFDVEAGRIFCLVEAPDAESAEAVHRESHGLVADEIYPVAQG
- a CDS encoding MFS transporter codes for the protein MSAVQSPVTGSVSTQKATRSRGTAIILFLSLGGLSFAVLQSLVAPALTTIGKDLGVATADASWVLTAYLLSAAVLTPILGRLGDMVGKRKVIIIVLALLLVGTVLAALAPNLGVLIVARVLQGAAGAVMPLSIGIVRDELPKERVSVTIGLLSAIFGIGAGVGIVAAGPIVEGLGWHWLFWFPAILVVIALLGAIFGIPESPVRTPGRLDMLGTAILSIGLVALLLAISEGEKWGWGDGKTIGLLILGGVALIVFVFVELRVKEPLIDVRLFKHRGVWTAHVVALAFGFAMFGTFILVPTLLQLPTILGYGFGKSVSEAGLFLLPTVVAMVLAGVAAGILIRRIGPKIPMILGGVSVTVAFLIPALGHAEEWQIVVSGILTGIGIGMALAATSNAIVESVPATQTSEAISANTVIRTVGSSIGTAVIAALISSNITAQGAPTDDAFTIGFWVSAAVGVLAIIAALVAPSQRARRREAEAAGVDDFFELEKPHK
- a CDS encoding TetR/AcrR family transcriptional regulator, with the translated sequence MTNETKESSGMLAETVLDADDELVRSGRDAAATQRALVRAARRRFATEGYRATTVRQIAADAGVNVALISRYFESKEGLFEACMMRTSNELDSQTPTGSSDVSAVIERLIAHVVNAPDGDDPLQLLLLLRSSGDENADRIRRRTMEHFTERLAEAAGWRADDPETAPILLRAQLAIATMLGVVMLRTSTGVQPIASAGFDDLAEPLGRIFGELLAG
- a CDS encoding hemerythrin domain-containing protein, whose translation is MSATALPSSGDVPERPAGNDKTCDARGMAEIHRLFRSGFAEAPALVSGVAEADSGHADVVGDHLAMLSVELHAHHEGEDTHLWGMLEQRAPSCAAHVERMKQHHAELLVHLKEMDAALPAWRTSGRARDADAVRSALDGINAALAVHLPDEEANIVPVMETTLTPKEVEWFADHGRKATPKGKSWETMGAILAAQPDGGVEWQRENLPAPARLLWRIVGKGRYEKNRKELTGGLAGGGSSSR
- a CDS encoding nitroreductase/quinone reductase family protein, giving the protein MGWNDDNIKAFRDSKGTKNFWGEKLVILHSIGARSGKTHLNPVVGFPNGDGWRVVASKGGSPENPAWYHNLRANPSIDIEAVVDGDVVTVPVTATEILGEEWRTAYDAIVAEAPQFGGYLEKTDRRIPVFQLTRR
- a CDS encoding winged helix-turn-helix transcriptional regulator; translated protein: MAAREYGQYSGITQALELVGERWAMLIVRDLLVGPRRFGELAAGLPRIPSNILAARLKELQAAGVLRRAPHSRIIVYELTPYGRELEPVVLALGAWGFKALGDPRDEQIITPDSMTIDLRTAFRPRVAESLPATAYAARFGQAELLIRVDGPLLDVQRGSGPADLAFAAGPGIRRLISGELAPDRAISTGTVEVLRGPGDLLGRFADTFHLAA
- a CDS encoding VOC family protein, producing the protein MTAMFVNLPAADLERSKAFYSAIGFTNNPAMSDHNGACFVVEQDHSFLMILTREYFQTFTELPIGDPALNPSVSTAIFVDSRDAVDKVVADGIAAGGVEPHPATDYGFMYQRQLNDPDGNILEFGWFDPTAALAGAEGLADQQA
- a CDS encoding uroporphyrinogen-III synthase, with translation MTDPDRGVPGFRPDQLDGFRIAVTSDRRSDDLIAAFERRGAEVLHAPTIRMTGVADDSVLIDETRRVIASEPDILLATTSYGMRRWIEAADAAGLGDELNETLAAARILVRGPKARGSIRAAGLDDHGMSERETTTSLVDMVLREDVNRATVAVQLHGFTDREQLARLTAAGATVLTVEPYRWSVHEDSDRVARLIAAVCSAGVDAITFTSAPAVDALFTIADGIGRLGGLQAAMRENVVVAAVGPVTAAPLVQAGILPIVPDRFRMGALIRLVCEHLECNGVCIVDTELGAVELRGKITRFDGMSTALSPVSLSLFRSLMRAGGVTVSRAELAHSAPEVLDEHGVDVAVSRLRGALPDARLVQTVIKRGYRIAVPQ